The genomic interval AACCCCCGGTGGCTTGCGCCACAACAGATTTCGAGTCTGTCACCTTCGGCCGCTCGGACACCCCTCCAGATTCTGGATTATGTTTATCTTGCAGCTTTTTTTCGTTCGCGCAACTGCCGGAAAAACTCTCTCAGCACGTCGCTGCATTCCTCTCTCAGCACCCCCTCAACCACCTCGACCCGGTGGTTGAAACGTTCATCCCGGTGCAGTTCGTAAATCGATCCAACCGCGCCGGCCCGTGGGTCGCGACAGGCATAGACCAGCCGCGGTATCCGGCTGAGTATAATCGCTCCCATGCACATCACGCAGGGTTCGAGAGTGACATAAAGGCTGCAGTCAAGCAACCGCCAGGAGCCGAGCACCTCGGCAGCCTGCCGGATCGCCAGCAACTCGGCATGGGCCGTCGGATCCTGATCAACTTCCCGCCGGTTGTGGGCCCGGGCGATGATTTCGCCCTGATGGACGATCACCGCGCCGATCGGGACTTCAGCAAGGGTTTCCGCCCGCCGGGCCTCGGCAAGAGCCTCCAGCATGTAGCCATGGTCCTCGCCCTGTTGTGTCTCCTGCATCATCAACCACCTGGCCCTGCCGAACGGTGGATACTTGTATCACGAACTTGAAACGCTGACAAGACCACAGA from Geothermobacter hydrogeniphilus carries:
- the tadA gene encoding tRNA adenosine(34) deaminase TadA, yielding MMQETQQGEDHGYMLEALAEARRAETLAEVPIGAVIVHQGEIIARAHNRREVDQDPTAHAELLAIRQAAEVLGSWRLLDCSLYVTLEPCVMCMGAIILSRIPRLVYACRDPRAGAVGSIYELHRDERFNHRVEVVEGVLREECSDVLREFFRQLRERKKAAR